A genomic window from Planctomycetaceae bacterium includes:
- the gcvH gene encoding glycine cleavage system protein GcvH, which produces MVPGNLFYTKDHEWVEINGGTATIGISDHAQHSLGEITFVELPSLNKKLNVHDVAAVVESSKAASDVYSPLAGEVAEVNEELSSKPELINQDCYKTGWICKLKVSKPDTKHLMNATQYEEYLKTV; this is translated from the coding sequence ATGGTACCAGGAAATCTTTTTTATACAAAAGACCACGAATGGGTTGAAATTAACGGCGGCACAGCGACAATCGGCATCAGCGACCACGCTCAACATTCACTTGGCGAAATTACTTTCGTTGAGCTTCCCTCGCTGAACAAGAAATTAAATGTTCACGATGTTGCGGCTGTTGTTGAAAGCTCAAAGGCGGCAAGCGATGTTTATAGTCCTCTGGCGGGCGAGGTCGCGGAAGTTAATGAAGAATTATCCTCAAAGCCTGAACTTATTAATCAGGATTGCTATAAAACAGGCTGGATTTGCAAATTGAAAGTTTCAAAGCCTGACACGAAACATCTTATGAACGCCACACAATACGAAGAATATCTTAAAACGGTATAA
- the gcvPA gene encoding aminomethyl-transferring glycine dehydrogenase subunit GcvPA has protein sequence MSFIANTPSQQKQMLSEIGLSMDGLFADIPKEFLTKEFNLPSGMSEFEVRNRLADLADKNHIDLTCFLGGGFYDHFIPSAVYALISRSEFYTAYTPYQPEISQGTLQAIFEYQSLICRLTEMQASNASLYDGGTALYEAMMMALRITGRNKILIDDSVNPIYRVMIQSYTKNLNIDLEQTKNEQGLVNRKALLEKLDDGTAAIIVQNPNFFGCVDDFTDLAEAAHKKGALLIVSCYPISLGILKTPGAMGADIVTGEGQSLGLPMSFGGPYLGFMATKKDYVRKMPGRIVGRTKDNQGRTGFVLTLQAREQHIRRDKATSNICSNEALCALTALVYSSLLGKDGLKQTAQLCADKASYAWQRLTAVKGVKSKFQAKWFFNEFVIELPANAAEVAGKLIEKGFAAGFPLSRYYEGMENSLLIAVTEKRTKQQIGMLAEALEAVL, from the coding sequence ATGTCTTTCATAGCCAACACACCCAGCCAGCAGAAACAAATGCTGTCTGAAATCGGTCTTTCAATGGATGGTCTGTTTGCCGATATTCCGAAAGAATTTCTGACAAAGGAATTTAATCTGCCTTCGGGAATGAGCGAGTTTGAAGTTCGCAACAGACTCGCCGACCTCGCCGATAAGAATCATATCGATTTGACTTGTTTCCTCGGCGGCGGTTTTTACGACCATTTTATCCCCTCGGCTGTTTACGCGCTTATCAGCAGGAGTGAATTTTATACTGCTTATACGCCCTACCAGCCGGAGATTTCGCAGGGTACCTTGCAGGCGATTTTCGAGTATCAGTCTTTGATTTGCAGGTTGACTGAAATGCAGGCTTCAAACGCTTCGCTTTACGATGGTGGAACGGCTCTTTATGAAGCGATGATGATGGCGCTGCGAATCACAGGCAGAAATAAAATTCTAATCGATGACAGCGTCAATCCTATTTACCGTGTAATGATTCAGTCGTACACGAAGAATTTGAATATTGATTTGGAACAAACGAAAAACGAACAGGGACTTGTGAACAGAAAGGCTCTGCTGGAAAAACTTGACGATGGTACCGCGGCAATAATCGTACAGAATCCGAATTTCTTCGGCTGTGTCGATGATTTTACGGATTTGGCCGAAGCCGCTCACAAAAAAGGCGCACTGCTGATTGTTTCATGCTACCCGATTTCGCTTGGCATTTTGAAAACGCCCGGCGCAATGGGCGCTGACATCGTTACCGGCGAAGGCCAAAGTTTAGGATTGCCGATGAGTTTTGGCGGGCCGTATCTTGGATTCATGGCGACGAAAAAAGATTATGTTCGGAAAATGCCGGGCAGAATCGTCGGCAGGACAAAAGATAATCAGGGCAGAACTGGATTTGTTTTAACATTGCAGGCGCGTGAGCAGCACATTCGCCGCGACAAGGCGACCTCGAATATTTGTTCCAATGAAGCACTTTGTGCGCTGACGGCTTTAGTTTATTCTTCGCTGCTTGGCAAAGATGGATTGAAACAAACTGCGCAGTTGTGTGCGGACAAGGCGAGTTACGCATGGCAGAGATTGACTGCGGTAAAAGGCGTGAAATCTAAATTTCAGGCGAAATGGTTTTTTAATGAATTTGTGATTGAACTTCCGGCCAATGCCGCGGAGGTTGCGGGCAAACTGATTGAAAAAGGGTTTGCCGCTGGCTTTCCGTTGAGCAGGTATTACGAAGGAATGGAAAATTCGCTGCTGATTGCCGTAACTGAAAAGCGAACTAAACAGCAAATTGGAATGCTCGCCGAAGCACTGGAGGCTGTACTATGA
- a CDS encoding GspE/PulE family protein — protein MVSKGKNRKAEGQSQDAVSLVDGFMAGAVETGASDVHFEPTENGLVVKYRLDGVLNTVETLPKAFSENIIARLKVLGNLLTYRNDIPQEGRIEVNSQNKNVTDERLAIFPTIHGQRAVVRIFYQHKNLTEIEQLGFSKNIFNTLTKIAFKSQGLFLLTGPAGSGKSTTLAALLRYILEKFPGKSIVSLEDPVEIRVDGVTQVQITPYGEMTFPTALRSLLRQDPQVLMIGEIRDAETAKIAIEAALTGHFLMSTMHSSTPAAGFLRLLEMGIEPYQITSSVTAILNQRLVRRLCDKCKKQIGKNSYESIGCESCLNTGYKGRALIAEIVELDSQLRKAIAQRNDLEQLEAILKDRGHTNMLADGKRLVEQGVTSMDELNRVCGVIE, from the coding sequence ATGGTTTCAAAAGGTAAAAATAGGAAAGCTGAAGGCCAATCGCAGGATGCGGTATCGCTGGTTGACGGCTTTATGGCCGGTGCGGTCGAAACTGGGGCAAGCGATGTGCATTTTGAGCCGACAGAGAATGGTCTGGTCGTGAAATACCGCCTCGACGGCGTTTTAAATACTGTTGAAACGCTTCCGAAGGCGTTTTCCGAAAATATCATTGCCCGCCTGAAAGTGCTTGGCAATCTTTTGACATACCGTAACGATATTCCGCAGGAAGGCAGAATTGAGGTCAATTCGCAGAACAAAAACGTAACCGATGAACGGCTGGCGATTTTTCCGACAATTCACGGCCAAAGAGCGGTTGTTCGGATTTTTTATCAGCATAAAAACCTGACGGAAATCGAGCAGCTTGGTTTTTCAAAAAATATTTTTAATACGCTTACGAAAATTGCGTTTAAAAGTCAGGGATTATTTCTTCTCACCGGCCCGGCCGGCAGCGGCAAGAGCACAACGCTTGCTGCGCTGCTGCGATATATACTGGAGAAGTTTCCCGGCAAAAGCATCGTATCGCTCGAAGACCCGGTCGAAATAAGAGTCGATGGCGTAACGCAGGTTCAGATTACGCCTTATGGCGAAATGACGTTCCCGACCGCGCTGCGTTCGCTTTTGCGGCAAGACCCGCAGGTTTTGATGATTGGCGAAATACGCGATGCCGAGACTGCGAAGATTGCGATTGAAGCTGCGCTGACCGGCCATTTTTTAATGAGTACGATGCACAGTTCAACGCCGGCGGCTGGTTTCCTGCGTCTTTTGGAAATGGGAATCGAGCCTTATCAGATTACATCGAGCGTAACGGCGATATTGAATCAAAGGCTCGTCCGCAGGCTTTGTGATAAATGCAAAAAACAAATCGGTAAAAATTCTTATGAGTCCATCGGCTGCGAAAGCTGTCTTAATACCGGTTATAAAGGCAGGGCACTGATTGCGGAAATCGTCGAGCTTGACAGTCAGTTGCGAAAAGCGATTGCCCAGCGTAACGACCTTGAGCAGCTTGAGGCGATACTCAAAGACAGAGGGCATACGAATATGCTTGCCGACGGCAAAAGACTTGTCGAGCAGGGCGTTACTTCGATGGATGAACTGAACAGAGTTTGCGGAGTAATAGAATAA
- a CDS encoding type II secretion system F family protein — protein sequence MFLMLIMSVLILYVFLGYKTPRLAIITMPIAVSFFFIVFASHDLGLEAVTSLLIFFTTLLAIIVRPHETDIVPWPKRAAKLAFTIVLTMGITIGLFILSFPIGTVFIGLLGIICGYLIGANWTGKNYTTAYVISTIGASMRQNLPLPMALQSAAENLKYKHSIILRQISKWLLQGYSLSESIKRGFRNCPARITALIAAGEKTNQLPRVIETIEKDLLENAEDRKSVRPVYPATYFIAVLICMTFIVVGLMVFIIPKFSSVIKDMTGGSLPKSTMLLIKISNYVCFNFGWAIMLGILFITAVIYSTVRFRPRRTERPRLLSRIGDFIKWHLPMVHWFENNYSNLQTVEVLKISLNSGSTLNQAIRNTIELDVNCRYRGKLKKWLRLVEAGENPAKSLKQAGLSASLAIAFDQNSENTLNVLEMLENVYRTNYSFRVNLARFILLPCVTILLGGVVGFVNYSVVAVMVEIITACSNFV from the coding sequence ATGTTTTTGATGCTGATTATGTCTGTTCTTATTCTGTATGTTTTCCTCGGTTACAAAACGCCGCGGCTGGCGATTATCACAATGCCAATTGCGGTGTCGTTTTTCTTTATAGTATTCGCAAGTCATGACCTTGGTTTGGAGGCGGTTACATCCTTGTTGATTTTCTTCACAACACTGTTGGCAATAATTGTAAGACCGCATGAAACCGATATTGTTCCATGGCCGAAAAGGGCTGCGAAACTGGCTTTCACAATTGTTTTAACTATGGGAATTACAATCGGCCTTTTTATCTTGTCTTTCCCGATAGGTACGGTTTTTATCGGATTGCTGGGCATTATCTGTGGTTATTTAATAGGTGCGAACTGGACTGGAAAAAATTATACAACTGCTTATGTCATTTCGACAATCGGCGCCAGTATGAGGCAGAATTTACCGCTTCCTATGGCGTTGCAGTCTGCGGCGGAAAACTTAAAATACAAACATTCGATTATCCTGCGGCAAATTTCAAAATGGCTCTTGCAGGGTTATTCGTTGAGCGAATCGATTAAACGGGGCTTCAGGAACTGCCCGGCAAGGATAACCGCGTTAATAGCTGCCGGCGAAAAGACGAATCAGTTGCCGCGAGTTATTGAGACTATTGAAAAGGATTTGCTCGAAAACGCAGAAGACCGCAAAAGTGTAAGACCTGTATATCCGGCTACATATTTTATCGCTGTATTAATATGTATGACGTTTATTGTTGTCGGACTTATGGTGTTTATAATTCCGAAATTCAGCTCCGTAATCAAAGATATGACAGGCGGCAGTCTGCCGAAATCCACGATGCTTCTTATTAAAATCTCGAATTATGTATGTTTCAACTTTGGATGGGCGATAATGTTGGGGATATTATTTATTACAGCAGTTATTTATAGCACGGTGCGGTTCAGACCTCGCAGGACTGAAAGGCCGCGTCTGCTTTCACGGATTGGTGATTTTATAAAATGGCATCTGCCGATGGTACACTGGTTTGAAAATAATTACTCGAATTTGCAGACTGTGGAAGTTTTGAAAATTTCGCTTAACTCCGGAAGCACGCTCAATCAGGCGATAAGAAATACAATCGAGCTTGATGTGAATTGCCGGTACAGGGGAAAATTAAAAAAGTGGTTAAGGCTCGTCGAAGCGGGTGAAAATCCCGCGAAATCTCTAAAACAGGCGGGGCTTTCTGCGTCGCTTGCGATTGCTTTTGACCAAAATTCGGAAAATACGTTAAACGTTCTTGAAATGCTCGAAAATGTCTATCGTACTAATTATAGCTTCAGGGTTAATCTTGCCAGATTCATTCTGCTGCCGTGTGTAACGATACTTCTTGGAGGCGTAGTTGGTTTTGTTAATTATTCGGTTGTTGCGGTTATGGTTGAGATTATTACGGCATGTTCAAATTTTGTATGA
- a CDS encoding Lrp/AsnC family transcriptional regulator, with product MQPDSTDWKIINQLSKNSVPNSVVARDLGLSEGAVRQRLKKLQENGILKIKALRNPETLENQELALITVNVSESKLLNQKAVEISQIENVISVAILSGRYDLLVEVLVDSNKGLIQFLTNKLSAIKGISKTETFVVLKSIGKWI from the coding sequence ATGCAGCCGGACAGTACAGATTGGAAAATTATAAATCAGCTCTCGAAAAATTCTGTTCCCAACAGTGTGGTCGCCAGAGATTTGGGGCTTTCTGAAGGTGCCGTGCGTCAGCGTCTCAAGAAATTACAGGAAAACGGCATTTTAAAAATCAAAGCATTGCGGAATCCTGAAACGCTCGAAAATCAGGAATTGGCTTTGATTACTGTAAATGTTTCCGAAAGCAAACTGTTGAATCAGAAGGCCGTCGAGATTTCACAGATTGAAAACGTCATATCTGTTGCTATCCTTTCAGGCCGTTATGATTTATTGGTAGAGGTATTGGTTGATTCAAATAAGGGGTTAATTCAGTTCCTTACAAATAAACTGTCTGCGATTAAAGGAATTTCCAAAACAGAAACATTTGTAGTGCTAAAATCCATCGGAAAATGGATTTAA
- the ald gene encoding alanine dehydrogenase, whose amino-acid sequence MKIGIVKEIKTHEYRVGATPSCVRVYCSKGHKVFVEKQAGINAGFEDSEYAAAGATIISDKRKIFADSDMIIKVKEPLPEEYDLFCEGQILYTYLHLAASKELTLALLKQKIKGVAYETIETPTGLLPCLKPMSEIAGRLSIQEGAKYLEKPFGGRGILLGGVPGVRRGSIAILGGGVAGLNACKIAVGIGADVTILDIDSNRLAYLDDIFGCNITTLYSNEANIDAVLQNADLVIGAVLIPGAQAPRLIKKAHLKKMKKGAVIVDIAVDQGGCTETTKPTTHDNPVYTVDGVVHYCVANMPGAVALSSTIALTSTTLRYGLMIAEHGLEKACRMNQDIAKGVNVYNGKCVYNNVAQGLGLTYTPLDSVLDS is encoded by the coding sequence ATGAAAATAGGAATTGTCAAAGAAATCAAGACACATGAGTACCGAGTAGGTGCAACGCCATCTTGTGTAAGAGTGTATTGTTCGAAAGGTCATAAAGTTTTCGTTGAAAAACAAGCAGGCATTAATGCCGGATTTGAAGACAGTGAATACGCCGCCGCAGGCGCAACAATCATTTCCGATAAGCGGAAAATATTTGCCGATTCCGATATGATCATCAAAGTCAAAGAACCTCTGCCGGAAGAGTATGATTTATTCTGCGAGGGACAAATCTTATACACTTATCTTCATTTGGCCGCTTCAAAGGAACTTACGCTTGCGCTGCTCAAACAGAAAATAAAAGGCGTAGCTTACGAAACAATTGAAACTCCGACAGGTCTGCTGCCATGTCTGAAGCCGATGAGCGAAATTGCAGGAAGGCTCTCAATTCAGGAAGGTGCAAAATATCTTGAGAAACCGTTTGGCGGCCGCGGCATATTGCTTGGCGGAGTGCCGGGTGTAAGACGCGGAAGCATTGCAATACTGGGCGGAGGCGTCGCGGGCCTGAATGCGTGCAAAATCGCCGTAGGTATTGGTGCAGATGTTACGATTCTCGACATTGATTCCAACCGTTTGGCTTATCTCGATGATATATTTGGCTGTAACATCACAACGTTATACAGCAACGAAGCAAATATCGATGCCGTTTTACAAAATGCCGACCTTGTAATTGGAGCAGTATTAATCCCCGGTGCACAAGCGCCTCGTCTTATCAAAAAGGCTCACTTGAAAAAAATGAAAAAGGGCGCTGTCATTGTCGATATCGCCGTAGATCAGGGCGGCTGCACAGAAACAACAAAACCGACGACACACGACAACCCCGTTTATACAGTTGATGGCGTAGTTCATTATTGCGTTGCGAATATGCCTGGTGCAGTAGCTCTCTCGTCAACCATTGCATTAACAAGTACAACACTGCGTTATGGCCTGATGATTGCCGAACACGGCCTTGAAAAAGCCTGCCGAATGAATCAGGATATTGCCAAAGGTGTAAATGTATATAATGGAAAATGTGTTTATAATAATGTTGCACAGGGACTGGGGCTGACCTATACTCCACTGGATTCAGTATTAGATTCTTAA
- a CDS encoding type II secretion system F family protein: protein MAIYEYDALAANDRLMCGTIEAASPAEAEQLLKDMKLTVNSIEKAKLKGPKTSISRDEFLLFNQQLASITKAGVPLERGLRELSADIGSRKMRKLVEDIASELERGESIEKAFEKRQKYFPPLYGRILKAGVETGRLSQMLTNLNRHIEMSNQTRKIIFEAIAYPAVIFAMASVIITFMFLLVIPQFSNILQDMTGGQLPSLTRVVLKIPKYVIPFWIGVGILTGLIITLNVLVSPNSAIRKMKESVLLSIPVLGRLYHSSIMAKMAESMAAMIAAGTDMSSCLRLSAESSGSQNLIFETKFLAEQIEKGTNIMQAGQFCRIIPKLFLYSIQLGSQRNELEDNLHSLGQMYVEQVRCSQARLEAILLPLMLMVVGGLVGMIVLSIFLPMCRIITSLM, encoded by the coding sequence ATGGCTATATATGAATATGATGCTTTAGCGGCGAATGATCGGCTGATGTGCGGCACAATCGAAGCGGCATCACCTGCCGAGGCCGAGCAGCTTTTGAAGGATATGAAGCTGACCGTCAACTCGATTGAGAAGGCGAAACTCAAAGGGCCGAAGACTTCCATCAGCAGGGATGAATTTCTGCTTTTCAATCAGCAGCTTGCTTCGATTACAAAAGCGGGTGTGCCTTTGGAAAGAGGCTTGCGCGAACTGTCGGCGGACATCGGCTCGCGCAAAATGCGAAAATTGGTTGAGGACATCGCAAGCGAACTTGAACGAGGCGAGAGCATTGAAAAAGCGTTCGAGAAAAGGCAAAAATATTTTCCGCCGCTTTACGGCAGGATTTTAAAAGCAGGTGTCGAAACCGGCAGATTGAGCCAAATGCTGACGAATCTGAATCGGCACATTGAAATGTCGAATCAGACGCGAAAAATTATTTTTGAAGCTATTGCGTATCCAGCGGTAATTTTTGCGATGGCATCAGTAATAATAACATTTATGTTTCTGCTCGTTATTCCGCAATTCTCAAATATATTACAAGATATGACCGGCGGGCAGCTTCCAAGCCTGACAAGAGTTGTGCTTAAAATACCGAAATATGTTATTCCTTTCTGGATAGGCGTTGGAATTTTAACGGGGCTGATAATAACATTGAACGTTTTGGTGTCGCCGAATTCTGCAATAAGAAAAATGAAGGAATCGGTATTGTTGAGCATTCCGGTCCTTGGCAGACTATACCACAGCAGTATTATGGCGAAGATGGCTGAATCTATGGCCGCGATGATTGCCGCCGGAACCGATATGTCCAGTTGCCTGCGATTAAGTGCCGAATCTTCGGGAAGCCAGAATCTTATCTTTGAGACAAAATTTTTGGCCGAGCAAATCGAAAAAGGCACAAATATTATGCAGGCGGGGCAGTTCTGCCGAATAATTCCAAAACTGTTTCTTTACTCGATACAATTAGGTTCGCAGCGGAATGAGCTTGAGGACAATCTGCATAGTCTTGGCCAGATGTATGTCGAGCAGGTGCGGTGCAGTCAGGCCAGATTGGAGGCTATTCTGCTGCCGCTGATGCTGATGGTTGTCGGCGGATTAGTTGGAATGATAGTATTAAGTATTTTTTTGCCGATGTGCAGAATTATTACTTCGCTGATGTGA
- a CDS encoding DUF4209 domain-containing protein — protein MVNEIEKVLSAFENATDPFDEHEVSEAVRKLRKKDDKSEPPMEWLAEYTAFDFYEDGSEQGSVWGIYFGPMMSGKDKDGTTWEIPSLNQVTPEILDYWYNRAKQAKHPILKTRYATLVWEFSKHVTNKPADITMAHICIDSVIEMAKLLCHKYESNVIRKIKYATKLAISINDKIRSNQLRDTMIDFEGKIADDSKRGLWGFSFDTLLMNKKIKLVDEQAKNIIDDLETRLDRVSNFDNKESFDPFAAESAAIRLAQYYRKQNNPDDIKRALLKYGGAFEKISKEASGLLAITWLQKVESIYRDFGLKDEADKLLNIIHNRGPDAHKDMKPISVKTEIPREEMDNYVNAMTAGEIDKVMTMIVIQYIPNKSETQKELKNTSKNFPLSFLFSNALQDHNGRTIANIGSLEEDIDGHIIMQIAQDMQFISIFLRNVLHKFKEKFSISSDSIIGKLSESPVFTKEKMNIVKRGLDAYFNEDHLVAIHLLIPQVEDAIRKLLELAGGTISKQNRYGGYDYKTFNEILRDDVIVQLLGEDAVLYFRVLYTDPRGWNLRNNVCHGISLPNQFCVQITDRIFHSLLFLGLIRERKE, from the coding sequence ATGGTGAACGAAATTGAAAAAGTTTTATCTGCATTTGAGAATGCAACAGACCCTTTCGATGAACATGAAGTAAGCGAAGCGGTAAGAAAGTTGCGTAAAAAAGACGATAAATCTGAGCCTCCAATGGAATGGCTTGCTGAGTACACGGCATTTGATTTTTATGAGGATGGCTCAGAACAAGGAAGCGTATGGGGGATTTATTTCGGTCCAATGATGTCGGGGAAGGATAAAGATGGAACAACATGGGAAATTCCTAGTCTGAACCAAGTAACACCTGAAATACTTGATTATTGGTACAATCGAGCAAAACAAGCAAAACATCCCATATTAAAAACTCGTTATGCAACACTGGTTTGGGAATTTTCAAAACACGTAACTAATAAGCCTGCTGATATCACAATGGCACATATTTGCATTGACAGTGTAATCGAAATGGCAAAATTGCTGTGCCATAAATATGAAAGTAATGTTATTCGGAAAATAAAATATGCTACCAAATTAGCAATTAGTATAAATGATAAAATCCGCTCAAATCAACTCCGTGATACAATGATTGATTTTGAGGGTAAGATTGCTGACGATTCTAAACGTGGCTTATGGGGGTTTTCATTTGATACTCTTTTAATGAACAAAAAAATTAAATTGGTCGACGAACAGGCGAAAAATATTATTGATGACCTCGAAACTAGGCTTGACCGTGTATCTAATTTTGACAACAAAGAATCATTTGACCCATTCGCTGCAGAATCTGCTGCTATTCGGTTAGCACAATATTATCGCAAACAAAATAACCCGGACGACATCAAGAGAGCTTTGCTAAAATATGGGGGCGCATTTGAAAAGATTTCTAAAGAAGCTTCTGGTCTTTTAGCTATCACCTGGTTGCAAAAGGTTGAATCGATATATAGAGATTTCGGCCTTAAAGATGAAGCTGATAAACTACTAAATATTATTCACAATCGCGGCCCCGATGCTCATAAGGATATGAAGCCGATTTCAGTTAAGACAGAAATTCCTCGGGAAGAAATGGATAATTATGTCAATGCAATGACTGCCGGAGAAATTGATAAAGTAATGACTATGATAGTAATTCAGTACATTCCTAATAAAAGTGAAACTCAAAAAGAACTAAAAAATACCTCTAAAAATTTTCCTCTTTCATTTCTGTTTTCAAACGCCTTACAAGACCATAATGGCCGTACTATTGCAAATATAGGCTCACTTGAAGAAGACATAGATGGTCATATTATTATGCAAATTGCTCAAGATATGCAATTTATTTCTATATTTCTTCGCAATGTATTACATAAATTTAAGGAAAAGTTCTCTATTTCGTCTGATAGCATAATCGGAAAATTATCTGAATCGCCTGTATTTACAAAAGAAAAAATGAATATCGTCAAAAGAGGTTTAGATGCATATTTTAATGAGGATCATCTTGTTGCCATACATTTATTAATCCCGCAAGTCGAAGATGCCATAAGGAAATTATTAGAATTAGCTGGTGGGACTATATCTAAGCAAAATCGTTATGGCGGATACGATTATAAAACCTTTAATGAGATACTCAGAGATGATGTTATAGTTCAATTGCTTGGAGAAGATGCTGTTTTATATTTCCGAGTTTTATATACAGACCCTCGTGGATGGAATCTGCGGAATAATGTTTGTCATGGAATCAGTTTACCAAATCAATTTTGTGTCCAGATTACAGACAGAATATTTCATTCCTTATTATTCCTTGGTCTAATCAGAGAACGAAAAGAATAA
- a CDS encoding sigma-70 family RNA polymerase sigma factor: MLSKAQSYKLLWDFAIPDTLNASQQWVLPAMQSYGEQLITMLWRILGNEQDVCDAYQDTFLHLAHYDHGEKPNNIKAYVFRSASNTAISFLRRRMLEKKNLPQLAATKTEEAQTVDMDSNALQQQLRDTITKLPDLLRDVVTLHDLAELPYAQVAKILSITEGSARVYRHRAVQLLAVWMNKI, translated from the coding sequence ATGTTAAGCAAAGCTCAAAGCTATAAGTTGTTGTGGGATTTTGCGATACCTGACACGCTGAATGCGTCCCAGCAATGGGTGCTGCCTGCAATGCAGTCGTATGGCGAACAGTTAATCACTATGCTTTGGCGAATCCTCGGCAACGAACAGGACGTCTGCGACGCGTATCAGGACACATTTCTGCACCTTGCTCATTACGACCACGGCGAAAAACCAAACAACATCAAAGCCTATGTCTTCCGCTCGGCAAGCAACACCGCGATTTCGTTTTTAAGAAGGCGAATGCTCGAAAAGAAAAATCTGCCTCAACTGGCCGCAACCAAAACGGAAGAAGCTCAAACAGTCGATATGGATTCCAACGCTTTGCAGCAGCAGCTTCGCGATACTATTACAAAATTGCCAGACCTGCTGCGGGATGTCGTAACGCTGCACGATTTGGCTGAACTTCCTTATGCGCAGGTCGCGAAAATTTTGAGTATAACCGAAGGCAGCGCCAGAGTATATCGGCACAGAGCGGTACAGTTATTGGCGGTTTGGATGAATAAAATATGA
- the gcvT gene encoding glycine cleavage system aminomethyltransferase GcvT, with translation MDKKTVLFDKHAALAAKAQIVPFAGWMMPLWYKSISEEHSAVRKTAGLFDCTHMAFLKITGKDAMKFLNLLVTNDVPKLKPGKAQYAYVLDYAGDIIDDVIVYCIADDNFMLVANASNEQKVKDWIAKVKQGQIEVADLKNASLPDARVDMALQGPAAVKCLENIFGVDVSGMKSLSFIFAKKNDLDVIITSTGYTGAKVSYEIFVHPNKAAKLWDMILEAGKPLGIIPCGLGSRDSLRIEAGLPLYGHELAGDFNISPFQAGYSWAVKLQKENFIGKDAIAKKVNYETEVARLKFDGGKGVRPIRQLDGVLNEAGICIGHVLSCATAGGTQIVLALIKKEYNAAGKPVGIYYTARNAGHIQQGRKEKVNIGDKLTADIKGMAAERFEKF, from the coding sequence GTGGACAAGAAAACTGTTTTATTTGACAAGCACGCGGCTCTTGCGGCCAAGGCTCAAATTGTGCCTTTCGCCGGCTGGATGATGCCGTTGTGGTACAAATCCATCAGCGAAGAGCACTCGGCCGTTCGCAAAACAGCGGGACTTTTCGATTGTACCCACATGGCGTTTTTGAAAATCACAGGCAAAGACGCAATGAAGTTTCTGAACCTGCTTGTTACCAACGATGTCCCGAAATTGAAGCCAGGCAAAGCACAATATGCTTATGTTCTGGATTACGCAGGCGATATTATCGATGATGTGATTGTTTATTGTATCGCTGACGATAATTTTATGCTCGTCGCCAACGCTTCCAACGAACAGAAAGTTAAAGACTGGATTGCGAAAGTCAAGCAAGGACAAATCGAAGTCGCTGACCTCAAAAACGCTTCTTTACCCGATGCCAGAGTCGATATGGCTCTTCAAGGACCTGCAGCGGTAAAGTGTCTGGAAAATATTTTCGGCGTTGATGTAAGCGGAATGAAATCACTGTCTTTTATTTTCGCGAAGAAAAATGATCTCGATGTAATTATTACTTCGACCGGTTACACCGGCGCAAAAGTCAGTTACGAAATTTTCGTGCATCCGAATAAAGCTGCGAAACTTTGGGATATGATTCTCGAAGCGGGAAAACCGCTGGGTATTATTCCGTGCGGGCTTGGCTCGCGCGACAGTTTGCGAATTGAAGCGGGATTGCCATTGTACGGCCATGAGCTTGCGGGCGATTTTAATATTTCGCCTTTCCAAGCGGGTTACAGTTGGGCGGTAAAACTTCAAAAAGAAAACTTCATCGGTAAAGACGCGATTGCGAAAAAAGTAAACTATGAAACCGAAGTCGCGAGATTAAAATTTGACGGCGGCAAAGGCGTTCGGCCAATCAGGCAGCTTGACGGCGTTTTAAATGAAGCAGGCATTTGTATCGGACACGTTTTAAGCTGTGCTACGGCAGGCGGGACGCAAATTGTTCTTGCACTGATTAAAAAAGAATATAACGCGGCAGGAAAACCTGTCGGCATTTATTATACCGCCCGAAACGCAGGACACATCCAGCAGGGCAGAAAAGAAAAAGTAAATATCGGCGATAAACTTACCGCCGATATTAAAGGAATGGCAGCAGAACGATTCGAAAAATTTTAA